A window of the Mucilaginibacter sp. cycad4 genome harbors these coding sequences:
- a CDS encoding DEAD/DEAH box helicase, which translates to MLRVDSSKPCQIIYAIAKHDYLSYVIEPHIVQLNPNGEFSLTHQRLFSNTAKEFCEFLDDTDIKLVKLLEEMEQGNVIKRYYKKPIRPFEFFSKIFNEQMFDMIRPKLEKRIAEALSLLCGKQVYQMSKEGYPGERKLQLATEAASVLFHFRRNEEEIRYFPTIKYQGMRIEFMFKNAEIICNHPAWMLLDDTLYYFDKEIEGKKLQPFLNKRFIAIPKSSEQSYFEKFVAPLIEKHNVYAEGFTINTEKYDARPVLKPIYIEGGTSQLQLSFKYAGYIFPYGDGRHISVRMEKTGDDYLFHRIKRSTTWEKGKMQQLEHLGLKVASSLFQNLEVAGHDDDDDRSFSVFEWLNQHHDQLIEQGFELEQPEGQKRYVFGSSKIELVVTENNDWFDINAMVSFGPYRIPFIQLKNHILNRKKEFTLPSGEIAVIPEQWFSQYGNLLHFTEGSNELRLRRHHIGLVTDLAEGEMASVTMTRKLQKLTNFDELEDAPMPVNFEGNLRPYQKAGYNWFHFLKQYHFGGCLADDMGLGKTIQTLSLLQKHKEDTENAGGKATSLVIMPTSLIYNWLNEARKFAPQLRLMVHTGTMRYRNADVFANYDVVITTYGISRIDIEMFKGFFFDYVILDESQNIKNPSSKSYQAVKQLKSRFKLILSGTPVENSVNDLWTQMSFINPGLLGAQQFFQNEFVAPIEKKKDEDKARKLQALIKPFVLRRTKEQVATELPPKTENLFYCQMTEEQSSVYEEVKSEYRNELLKSLEDGTFAKTQIQVLQGLIKLRQIANHPIMIDKDYEGDSGKFEDVVHTLGNVLDGGHKVLIFSQFVKQLSIYRNHFEREGIPYVYLDGATQNRGDVVKQFQEDEKTRVFLISIKAGGVGLNLTEADYVFILDPWWNPAVEQQAIDRTHRIGQTKNVFIYKFITKDSVEEKILALQQRKLSLSRALITTEESFIKSLTAEDIKEILG; encoded by the coding sequence ATGTTACGCGTCGACAGTTCCAAACCATGCCAAATTATTTATGCCATTGCAAAGCATGACTACCTGTCGTATGTTATTGAGCCTCACATTGTTCAACTCAACCCTAACGGTGAATTTTCCTTAACTCACCAGCGCTTATTTTCCAATACAGCCAAAGAGTTCTGCGAGTTTCTGGATGATACCGATATCAAACTGGTTAAATTGCTGGAGGAAATGGAGCAGGGAAATGTGATCAAAAGATACTATAAAAAGCCGATCCGTCCGTTCGAGTTTTTCTCCAAGATCTTCAACGAGCAGATGTTTGATATGATCCGCCCGAAGCTGGAGAAACGCATAGCCGAAGCACTGTCATTACTTTGTGGTAAACAGGTATACCAGATGAGCAAGGAGGGCTATCCCGGCGAGCGGAAGCTTCAGCTGGCCACCGAAGCGGCATCGGTACTGTTCCACTTCAGGCGCAACGAGGAGGAGATCAGGTATTTCCCTACCATCAAATACCAGGGCATGCGCATCGAGTTCATGTTTAAAAATGCAGAGATCATTTGCAATCACCCGGCCTGGATGTTGCTTGACGATACCCTGTATTATTTTGACAAGGAAATCGAAGGCAAAAAGCTGCAACCATTCCTGAACAAGCGTTTCATTGCCATCCCTAAATCATCGGAGCAATCATACTTCGAAAAATTTGTTGCTCCGCTCATCGAAAAACATAATGTTTACGCCGAAGGCTTTACCATCAACACCGAAAAGTATGATGCCCGCCCGGTGCTTAAACCCATTTATATCGAGGGCGGCACTTCGCAATTGCAGCTTTCCTTTAAATATGCCGGCTATATATTTCCCTATGGCGATGGCAGGCATATTTCTGTACGGATGGAAAAAACCGGCGATGATTACCTGTTTCATCGCATTAAGCGCTCAACTACCTGGGAAAAAGGTAAAATGCAACAATTGGAGCACCTGGGGCTTAAAGTTGCTTCTTCACTGTTCCAAAACCTTGAAGTTGCCGGTCATGATGATGATGACGACCGCTCATTCTCGGTTTTTGAATGGCTTAACCAGCACCACGATCAGCTTATTGAACAAGGCTTTGAACTGGAACAACCCGAAGGGCAAAAACGCTACGTATTTGGCAGCAGTAAAATTGAACTTGTAGTAACCGAAAATAACGATTGGTTTGATATCAATGCCATGGTAAGCTTCGGGCCATACCGGATCCCTTTTATACAGCTTAAAAATCATATCCTTAATCGTAAAAAGGAGTTTACTTTACCATCGGGCGAAATTGCCGTCATTCCCGAACAATGGTTTTCACAATACGGCAACCTGTTACACTTTACCGAAGGCAGCAACGAACTGAGACTTCGCCGCCATCATATTGGCCTGGTCACCGATTTGGCCGAAGGCGAAATGGCCAGCGTTACCATGACCCGTAAACTGCAAAAGCTTACCAATTTTGATGAGCTTGAGGATGCGCCGATGCCTGTTAATTTCGAGGGTAATTTGAGGCCGTACCAAAAGGCCGGCTATAACTGGTTCCATTTTTTAAAGCAATACCATTTTGGCGGCTGCCTTGCCGATGATATGGGTTTGGGTAAAACCATCCAAACTTTATCATTGCTGCAAAAGCACAAGGAAGATACAGAAAACGCAGGAGGCAAAGCCACTTCTCTGGTGATCATGCCAACCTCGCTGATATATAACTGGCTTAATGAAGCCCGCAAATTTGCACCGCAGTTAAGGTTGATGGTACATACCGGTACCATGCGTTACCGCAATGCTGATGTATTTGCCAATTACGATGTGGTGATCACCACCTATGGTATCAGCCGTATTGATATTGAAATGTTTAAAGGTTTCTTTTTTGATTACGTGATCCTGGACGAAAGCCAGAATATTAAAAACCCGTCGTCAAAATCATACCAGGCGGTTAAGCAGCTCAAGTCGCGCTTTAAATTGATCTTGAGCGGTACCCCGGTCGAAAATTCGGTTAATGACCTGTGGACACAAATGTCGTTCATTAACCCTGGTTTATTGGGCGCGCAACAGTTTTTCCAAAACGAGTTTGTAGCTCCGATAGAAAAGAAAAAGGACGAGGATAAAGCCCGCAAGCTCCAGGCACTGATCAAGCCTTTTGTGTTGCGCCGCACCAAAGAGCAGGTGGCAACAGAATTACCCCCTAAAACTGAAAACCTTTTCTACTGCCAGATGACAGAAGAACAGTCGTCAGTTTATGAAGAGGTAAAATCCGAATACCGGAATGAGTTGCTGAAAAGCCTGGAGGACGGCACTTTCGCCAAAACGCAGATCCAGGTATTACAGGGCCTGATCAAGCTAAGACAAATTGCCAACCACCCGATCATGATCGATAAGGATTACGAAGGCGACAGCGGTAAATTTGAAGATGTGGTGCATACCTTGGGCAATGTGCTGGACGGTGGTCATAAAGTGCTGATATTTTCGCAGTTTGTAAAGCAGCTTAGCATTTACCGCAACCATTTTGAACGGGAGGGTATTCCTTACGTATACCTTGATGGTGCTACGCAAAACCGGGGCGATGTGGTTAAACAATTTCAGGAGGATGAAAAAACGCGCGTGTTCCTGATTTCGATAAAAGCTGGTGGCGTAGGCCTCAACCTTACCGAAGCCGACTATGTATTTATTCTCGATCCATGGTGGAACCCCGCCGTTGAACAGCAGGCTATTGACCGTACGCATCGCATTGGTCAAACCAAAAACGTATTCATCTATAAATTTATCACCAAAGATTCGGTTGAAGAAAAGATCCTGGCCCTGCAACAGCGTAAGCTCAGCCTGTCACGGGCGCTGATCACGACGGAAGAAAGCTTTATTAAATCCCTTACAGCGGAAGACATTAAGGAGATATTGGGGTAG
- a CDS encoding aminotransferase class I/II-fold pyridoxal phosphate-dependent enzyme, with amino-acid sequence MSVSLLAQNLHGSEIIKIAGEINELKRQGQNIANLTIGDFDSNIYPIPTPLKDKIIDAYNHNQTNYPAADGMLDLRESVSGFLQRSLGLDYAPNQILISGGSRPLIYSIFLAVVNPGEKVVFPAPSWNNNHYSDLLNAEAVIIPTAPENNFMPTADDIRPHLKGAALLALCSPLNPTGTMFSKKDLEEICDLVIAENKSRAAGEKPLYLLYDQIYSQLTFGEHKHYDPVTLRPELKDYTIFVDGGSKCFAATGVRVGWGFGPELVIENMKAIVGHMGAWSPKPEQMAMAKFLTNEADVNSYLDDLKGKIQASLTALHEGFQEMKASGLNVDSIEPMGAIYLTLKIDYSGKTTPDGTVLKDSADINFYLIKEAGAAFVPFSAFGTGDEVNWFRASVGATPLSEIEALIPRVKAALSKLK; translated from the coding sequence ATGAGTGTTTCTTTATTAGCTCAAAATTTACATGGCTCGGAGATCATCAAGATTGCGGGCGAGATCAACGAATTAAAACGACAAGGCCAGAATATCGCCAACCTTACCATCGGCGATTTCGACTCCAATATTTATCCTATCCCAACTCCATTAAAGGATAAGATCATCGACGCCTATAATCATAATCAAACCAACTACCCGGCTGCCGATGGTATGCTTGACCTGCGCGAGAGTGTAAGTGGCTTTTTGCAAAGAAGTTTAGGTCTTGACTATGCCCCTAACCAGATCCTGATTTCAGGTGGCTCGCGCCCGCTGATCTATTCTATATTTTTGGCGGTAGTTAACCCCGGCGAAAAAGTGGTTTTCCCTGCACCGTCATGGAACAATAATCATTACAGTGATTTGCTAAACGCAGAGGCTGTGATTATCCCTACCGCTCCCGAAAATAATTTTATGCCTACGGCAGATGATATCCGCCCGCATTTAAAAGGAGCAGCTTTACTGGCGCTGTGTTCGCCTTTAAATCCTACTGGTACTATGTTCAGCAAGAAAGATCTGGAAGAGATCTGCGATCTTGTAATTGCCGAAAACAAGAGCCGTGCTGCAGGTGAGAAACCGCTGTATTTACTATACGATCAAATCTACTCGCAATTAACTTTTGGTGAGCATAAGCATTACGATCCGGTAACCCTTCGCCCTGAATTAAAGGACTACACCATTTTTGTTGATGGCGGCTCAAAATGTTTTGCAGCTACCGGCGTACGTGTGGGTTGGGGTTTTGGCCCGGAGCTGGTTATCGAAAATATGAAAGCTATCGTAGGCCATATGGGTGCATGGTCGCCGAAGCCTGAGCAGATGGCTATGGCCAAATTTTTAACCAATGAGGCTGATGTAAACAGTTACCTTGATGATTTAAAAGGAAAGATCCAGGCAAGCCTGACCGCCTTACACGAAGGTTTCCAGGAAATGAAAGCCAGCGGATTAAATGTAGATTCTATTGAGCCTATGGGCGCTATCTATCTTACCCTAAAAATAGATTACAGCGGCAAAACCACTCCTGATGGCACAGTGTTGAAGGACTCGGCAGATATCAACTTCTATTTGATTAAAGAAGCAGGAGCTGCTTTTGTTCCATTCTCTGCCTTCGGTACCGGCGACGAAGTGAACTGGTTCCGTGCATCAGTAGGTGCAACGCCGCTTAGCGAAATTGAAGCCTTGATACCAAGGGTGAAGGCGGCGTTGAGTAAGCTGAAATAA
- a CDS encoding acyl-CoA desaturase has protein sequence MVIIIFFIAHWFLSLFFQTFFLHRYASHKMFTTNKFYEGMFYLLTYVCQGSSFLNPRAYAIMHREHHAYSDTEKDPHSPHFFKDVFQMMIYTAKSYSLHVKKLKEPEERFKGNIPEWRFVDLIGSSIVSRISFGILYILFYVEFATAWWMFLLIPIHFLMGPIHGAIVNWCGHKYGYQNFDNGDKSKNTTPFDFLMLGELFQNNHHKHPNKANFGAKWFEIDPVYPVMKLMHWMRIIKLRKAYL, from the coding sequence ATGGTTATTATCATATTCTTCATAGCGCACTGGTTTCTGTCGCTATTCTTCCAAACGTTCTTCCTGCACAGGTATGCATCGCACAAAATGTTCACTACCAATAAATTTTACGAAGGAATGTTTTACCTGCTTACTTATGTTTGCCAGGGATCATCGTTTTTAAACCCCAGGGCCTATGCTATTATGCACCGTGAGCACCATGCATACAGTGATACCGAAAAGGATCCGCATTCGCCTCATTTTTTTAAGGATGTTTTCCAGATGATGATATATACGGCTAAAAGTTACAGCCTGCATGTAAAGAAACTAAAAGAGCCCGAGGAGCGTTTTAAAGGTAATATTCCTGAATGGCGCTTTGTCGATTTAATAGGTTCATCAATTGTATCCCGTATTTCGTTCGGTATTTTATACATTTTATTTTATGTGGAATTTGCTACTGCCTGGTGGATGTTCCTGCTGATTCCTATCCACTTTTTAATGGGGCCTATTCATGGAGCTATTGTTAACTGGTGCGGCCACAAGTACGGTTATCAAAACTTTGATAATGGTGATAAATCAAAAAATACAACCCCCTTCGATTTTCTGATGCTGGGCGAATTGTTTCAGAACAATCACCACAAACACCCCAACAAGGCCAATTTTGGTGCTAAATGGTTTGAGATAGACCCGGTTTACCCCGTGATGAAACTCATGCACTGGATGCGGATCATTAAACTGCGCAAAGCGTATCTTTAA
- a CDS encoding LLM class flavin-dependent oxidoreductase, with product MSINKIRLSVLDQSPIRKGATAEQAIQETIQLAKYTDTLGYTRFWISEHHNMGIIAGSTPEVLLAHLAGETKNMRMGSGGIMMPNHSTLKVAENFRMLEALFPGRIDLGMGRAPGTDRITAAALNPSNQFREQDFVEQLADLQNYFHDTYEPGTVQARIRAIPQVKTVPGMWLLSSSGQSGLFAAHFGMGFSFAHFINPNGGPESVKMYKDRFQASDDLQQPQANVAVFIFCSEDPEKVRQHQAVMDHRFLQFEKGGPIVPLSYDDVKDVEYTPAEQDRIRYNRYRVIAGSPAELKLKLTWLANDYEVDEIMAVTITENFDDRLESYRLLAEQFELL from the coding sequence ATGAGCATAAATAAGATCAGACTAAGCGTGCTCGACCAGTCGCCGATAAGAAAAGGCGCCACTGCCGAGCAGGCCATACAGGAAACCATACAACTGGCAAAATATACCGATACCCTTGGCTATACCCGCTTTTGGATTTCGGAACATCATAATATGGGTATTATAGCGGGTTCAACCCCCGAGGTGCTACTGGCTCACCTGGCGGGCGAAACCAAAAACATGCGCATGGGGTCGGGCGGTATTATGATGCCAAATCACAGCACCCTTAAAGTTGCCGAAAACTTCCGGATGTTGGAGGCATTGTTCCCCGGCCGGATTGACCTGGGTATGGGCCGCGCTCCGGGTACCGACAGGATTACAGCAGCAGCCCTTAACCCTTCAAACCAGTTCAGGGAGCAGGATTTTGTGGAACAATTGGCCGATTTGCAAAATTACTTTCATGATACCTATGAGCCGGGAACCGTACAGGCACGTATCAGGGCTATCCCGCAGGTTAAAACCGTACCCGGTATGTGGCTACTGAGCTCGAGCGGGCAAAGCGGTTTATTTGCGGCGCATTTTGGTATGGGTTTTTCCTTCGCCCATTTTATTAACCCTAATGGCGGCCCGGAAAGTGTTAAAATGTACAAAGACCGGTTTCAGGCATCTGACGATCTGCAGCAGCCCCAGGCTAACGTAGCTGTATTTATTTTCTGTTCTGAAGATCCGGAAAAGGTAAGACAGCACCAGGCCGTTATGGACCACCGCTTTTTACAGTTTGAAAAAGGCGGGCCTATTGTTCCCTTAAGCTATGATGATGTAAAGGATGTGGAATATACGCCCGCCGAACAGGACCGCATCCGCTATAACCGTTACCGTGTAATTGCCGGCTCTCCGGCTGAGCTTAAGCTGAAATTAACCTGGCTTGCCAATGATTACGAGGTAGATGAAATTATGGCCGTTACCATTACCGAAAATTTTGACGACAGGCTGGAATCGTACCGTTTATTAGCCGAACAGTTTGAATTATTATAA